Within Chelatococcus sp. HY11, the genomic segment CCGCCGACCGCCTCGATCGCCTCGGCGATGGCGCGCGCGGAGCGTCGGCGCGTGCCCTTGAAGGCCATGTGCTCCAGCAGATGGGACAGGCCATGCTCGCTCGCCCCTTCATGTCGCGAGCCCGTGCCGACCCACACCCCGACCGCCGCTGTCGCCACATGCGGAAAGTGCTCGGTCGCGACCCTGAGCCCGCTGGCGAGGGTCGTGACACGGACGTTGGTATCGATCTGCGGCGGGGAGCGCAGGCTCATGCGTCGCTCACTGCAGGGCTCGCGCGCGATCGCGAATGAAGGCCTCGATGGCGGATGCATCATTTGCCACGACGGTGAAATGCTCGCGCCCACCAAGGAGATCGGCCAGGTGCTCGGGAAGCGGCGGACGAACGCCAGAAGCCCGCTCCACGGCATCCGGGAACTTGGCAGGATGGGCCGTCGACAGCGCCACCATGGGCACCGAGGGATCCGTGGGCTGCACACGCCGCGCGGCCGCGAGCGCGACCGCCGTATGCGGATCGGTGAGGTAGCCCGTCGTCTTCCATGTCCGCGCGATCTCTGCGCTGGTCTCCTCCTCCGACACCGCCTCGGCGCCGAACTCCGATCGGATGGCGGCAAGCGGCCGGTCGCCGATGGTGAACGAGCCAGCCTGCGCGAGATGCGCCATCAGGCGGCGCACCTCAGCCGCATCGCGCCCGCAGGCGTCGTACAGGAGGCGTTCGAAATTGGACGACACCTGGATATCCATGGACGGCGAGGATGTCGGCTTGACGCCCGTTACCGTGTAGCTGCCCGTTGCCAGCGTGCGCGCCAGAATGTCATTGGCATTGGTGGCTATGGTGAAACCGGCGATCGGCAATCCCATGCGCTTGGCGGCATAGCCGGCGAACACATCGCCGAAATTCCCCGTCGGCACGCTGAAGGCGACCGGACGGTGCGGCGCGCCGAGGCTGACGCCCGCCGTGAAGTAATAGACCGTCTGGGCGACGATGCGCGCCCAGTTGATGGAATTGACCCCCGAGAGCTTCAATGCGTCCCGGAAAGCGTGGTTGTTGAAGAGCCCCTTCAGGATCGCCTGGCAATCATCGAACGTGCCCTCCACGGCGATGGCGTGGACATTCGGCGCATCGACCGTGGTCATCTGTCGCCGCTGGACCTCGGATACGCGCCCGTGCGGGTAGAGGATGAACACGTCAACCCGATCGAGCCCGCGGAAGGCCTCGATCGCGGCCGAACCGGTGTCGCCGGAGGTCGCTCCCACGATGGTCGCGCGTTCGCCGCGTGCCTTCAGCACGTGGTCCATCATGCGGCCGAGGAGCTGCATGGCCACGTCCTTGAAGGCGAGTGTCGGGCCGTGGAACAGCTCCAGCACGAAGAGGTTGTCATCGAGCTGCACAAGCGGGCAGACGGCCGGGTGTCGGAACGTGGCATAGGCGTCGTTGATCATGCCCGCCAGAACGTCGTCCGGCATGTCTCCGTCCGTCAGGCGGCCGACAACCGTCGCTGCAATATCCTCATAGGTGCGACCCGCGAAACCCGCGATCTCTTGCCCCGACAGGGCCGGCCAGTTCTCAGGTACATAAAGGCCGCCGTCACGCGCGAGGCCGGCAAGCAAGGCTTCCGTGAAACCGATGACGGGTGCTTCGCCCCGGGTCGACACATGCAGCAAAATCCGTCTCCTCGAACACTCGCCGGACACTACGCCCGTGTCATTCGTGAGACAAGAAAGTCTTACGTTTCAGCGATCTCCGCGAGGTCGTTCACGGCGATCACCCGGGCTATCGGCGCCGCAGCGCCCACGCGAGGAACACGGCGACGAGCGTGGCCGCCAGGCCAAACCAGGTCAGCGCATATTCGAGATGGCGGTTCGGGAAGGTGAGGACTGTCAGTCCCCCGCGCGGCCAGGCCGGCCCGCCTTCCACCAACGCCTCATCGATGAGGAACGGCGCGACACGCTCCAGCCCGAGGGAGGCGCCGATGCGAACGGGGTCCCGCGTGAACCAGTCCCCCTGTGTAGGATCATCCCGCGAGGGTCGGTCCTCCGGCACGAACCACCCCTGCTCCTGTGGCGCGCGCAGGAGGCCGGTGACGGCAACCGGGACCGTGGCGGCGTTCGCGTCGAGTTGCACACTGTCGCGCAATTCCCGTGGGACGAAGCCGCGATTGACAATGACAACGCCACCATCCGCAAGCGCGAGCGGCGTCAGCACCATATAGCCGAGCGTTGCGCCACCCTTGGGGCGCAGCTCCGCGTTCGCTGTCACATAAACGGTCTTGTCGTTGAGGAAGCGGCCCTCGGCCCTGACCGGCCGATATTCATCCTGCGCCGCCGACCAGCCAGCCCAGGCCGATTCCGGCGGCAATGCGACCGGCGCGTCATGGATGCGCGCGCTGATCCGGCTGATCAGCTCTTCCTTCCATTGAAGACGCTCCACCTGCCAGAAGCCAAGTCCGAGCAGGATGGCAAGTGCGACCAGGGTGCACAGGCCGGGAACAAGCAGTTGCCGGAAACGGCTCATCAGCGCTCCAACCGTCCTTCCTCAGCCTTGTTATGGTATTGAAGCGCCACCATCACGCCCTTGAACGGACGCAACAGGCCGAGGCACACGATGAGCGCGACCGGCAGGGTGGTGAAAAGATGCACCCACCATGGCGGCTCGTAGGACACCTCCAGCCAGAGCGCCAGACCGCAGACGATGAAACCGCCGATCAGCATGATGAATACGGCCGGGCCGTCGGCGGAGTCGGCGAAGCTGTAGTCAAGCCCGCAGGCTTCACACCGGGGCTTCAGCGCGATGAAGCCATTGAACAGCTTCCCCTGGCCGCAGCGCGGGCAACATCCGGCAAGACCCGTCGCAATCGGCGACTGCGGAGGATAGTCCTGATCGCTCATGACGTGCTTCCTTCGTGATGGTCCATTGTCCCTCGCGATGGTCCCTGCGCGGCCCTGAATGCGGCAAAGGCGCGGCCCGCGAGGCGGCCGCGCCTTTGCCAATGACTGACCCGCCCGCCACGCGGTACCGGATCAGAACCGGCCCGGCTGTGCTTCTATCGCCTCAGACTTGGGAACTCCGCGCCATCCCGAGGCGAACAAGACCCCCGACGAAGGGCCAGGCGTACTGTCCGATTCAAGACCCTCGCCGCCGGTCAATGGCTCGGGCCAGCACCCCAGACATAGATCGCCGCGAACAGGAAAAGCCACACGACGTCGACGAAATGCCAGTACCAGGCCGCGAACTCGAAGCCGAGATGCTGCTGCGGCGTGAAATGGCCGAGGTACATCCGGTAAAGGCAGACCGCCAGGAAGATCGTGCCGATGATGACGTGGAAGCCGTGGAAGCCGGTCGCCATGAAGAAGGTGGCGCCATAGATGTTCCCGGAGAAGCCGAACGCCGCGTGGCTGTACTCGACCGCCTGGACAAAGCTGAAGAGAAGCCCGAGCGCCACCGTGAGCCACAGCGCCTGCTTCACGCCATCCCGATCCCCATGGATCATGGCATGGTGCGCCCAGGTCACGGTCGTGCCCGACGTCAGCAGGATGAGCGTGTTGAAGAGCGGCAAATGCCAGGGATCGAAGGTCTCGATGCCCTTCGGCGGCCAGACACCTCCCGTGAATTCCGCACGGGCAAACTGAATCGCCTCGTGGGGGAACAGGCTCGCGTCGAAATAGGCCCAGAACCAGGCAACGAAGAACATCACCTCCGAGGCGATGAACATCATCATCCCGTAACGGTGATGCAGCTGCACCACGCGCGTGTGGTCACCGGTGTTGGCCTCATGGACGACGTCCGTCCACCACGAGAGCATCGTGTAGAGTACGGCGATAAGCCCGAAACCGAAGACCAGCGGTCCGGCGTGCAGGCCGCCCACCGCCATGTTCTTCATCCACATCACGGCGCCCACAGCCATGATGAAAGCGCCGAAGGAGCCGATGAAAGGCCACGGGCTCGGGTTGACCAAGTGATAATCGTGATGCTTGGCGTGCGCCTCAGCCATGACCTAGATCTCCGGTGCCTCGTTCGAGCGTGGGGCCGGCGCCCTCACAGTTGTGACTTGTCGTTACCCTTACCCTTGTCGCCCTCGGCGTTGGCCAGCGGAGCGCCATCCTTGGAAGGGAACATGGTGTAAGACAGCGTGATCGTGGACAGATCGCGCAGATTGCGGTCCTTGGCGAGGGCGGGGTCGACATAAAAGACGACCGGAGCCTCGATGACCTCACCCGGCTGCAAAGTCTGCTCCGTAAAGCAGAAGCACTGGATTTTCACGAAATAGGCGCCCGCGAGATCCGGCTGAACATTGAAGCTCGCGATGCCCGTCGTGGGGCGGGTCGAGGTATTGGCGATCTTGTAGAAGACGGTCTTCGTCTCGCCGAGCTTGACGTCGACGGTGCGGACCTCCGGCTTGAATTGCCAGGAGACGCCCTGCGACGTGTTCGCGTCGAAACGGACGGACATGCCGCGGTCACTCACGGTATCGGCTGGCCCGGTTCCCACACGGGGCGTGCCGCCGAAGCCGGTGACGCGACAAAAAAGGTCATAAAGAGGAACGGCCGCAAACGACAGACCCGTCATCACAGCCACCACGCCGCAGCAGACGACGGCGGTCCGCCGCGCCGCACGCTGGGCCGCAACGCGACGCGCCTCTTTTTCCTCTGGCGTGTATGCGAGTACCGGCGCTGTGGTGCTGGGATCGGCGGGCGTGGTCATCAGCGTCCTCCCTCCATCACAGCGGCCGGTTCATGACGTTGGAACCGAGGCGCGCGAGCGTCATGACGTAGAACAGGATCACGAGCGCGCCGAGCGTCAGGGCGATGGCGATATTGCGGGTCCGCCGACGGCGCAACTCGGCCGGGCTCAGCACAATGCCGTCGTCTTCCTTGCTCGCCTTGCCAGCCAGACGTTTCGAGGCGGACGGCGTCTGCTTCGAGCCATTCTTTGCCGCGGACTTGGTATTGGCAGGCTTGGTATTGGCAGGCTTGGTATCTGCAGGCTTGGCACCGGCGCTCATGACAGGCTCCCCGCCACCCACTGCCAGAGCTCGACGACACGCGGGAGGTCCAGGCTCGCACGCCCACCAAGGCCGAACAGGTGCTCGACCAGAAGCGTTGCAAACAGAAGAAAGAGATAGACAATCGAGAAGGCGAACAGCTGATAGGCTGCGCGCGTGGCGACCGGTTCGACGCGATGCCGGTAAACCCGCCAGGCCAGCACGAACATGGCCGCGCCGCTGATCGCGGCGATCACCGCATAGACCGCGCCACCGAAGCCGAGGATGAAGGGCAGCATGCCGCAGGGCACGAGTATGAGCGTATACAGGAGGATCTGGAAACGCGTCGCATCCGGGCCAGCCACATTCGGCAGCATCGGGATCCCAGCCCGCGCGTAGTCCTCGGACTTCACCAGCGCGAGCGCCCAGAAATGCGGCGGCGTCCAGAGGAAGATGATGAGGAACAGCGCCAGCCCATCCAGGCTGACCTGCCCCGTGACGACCGCCTCACCGATCATCGGCGGGAATGCGCCCGCGGCCCCGCCGATCACGATGTTCTGGGGGGTCGAGCGCTTCAGCCACATCGAATAGACGACGGCGTAGAAGAAGATCGTGAAAGCGAGGAAGGCGGCGGCGAACCAGTTCGAGGCGAGCCCCAGCACGACCACCGAACCGCCCGCCAGCATCATCCCGAAGGATAGCGCTTCGCCCGGCATGATGCGTCCTGCCGGGATCGGCCGGTCGCGGGTCCGCGACATCACGGCGTCGATATCGGCGTCCCACCACATGTTGAGGCAACCGGACGCGCCGGCGCCGATTGCGATCGCCAGGATGGACACGAAACCGAGTACGGGATTGACGTGGCCAGGCGTCACGATCAGGCCGACCAGGGCCGTGAAGACGACAAGAGACATGACCCGCGGCTTGAGCAGGCTGACGAAATCACGGATCTCGCCCGTCGACATCGTCGAGAGCGCCGCACCATGCGTATCGCCTGAAACTGCAGCGCCACCGGCCTTCACGAACTCGTCCCTCACAACTGCCATATTGCCAAACCCGAGGGCCGGCACAGGCCGGCCCTGAGACCTCATCTTGTTTCAACGGTGCCGACTGCCCGGGCAGTCGGCGGGACCTTATCACACAGTGGGCATGCGGCGGCGAGTCCTCCCCGCCGCGCGTCCCATTTCGCTCAGTGGCTCGACCCCGTGATACGAGGCAAGGTCTCGAACTGATGGAAGGGAGGCGGCGACGACAGCGTCCATTCCAGCGTCGTCGCACCCTCGCCCCACGGATTATCCGCCGCGCGTTCCTTGCGGGCGAAGGCAACGAACACGCCATAGAAGAAGACGAGAAGGCTGAATGCGAAGATGTAGGAGCCAATCGACGCCACATAATGCCAACCCGCATAAGCGTTGGGATAGTCGACATAGTGGCGCGGCATGCCGGCGAGACCGAGGAAATGCATCGGGAAGAACAGGACGTTCGCGCCGATGAAGGCGAGCCAGAAGTGGAGCTTGCCGATCCAGTCCGGGCAGATGTAGCCCGTCATCTTCGGGAACCAGTAGTACCAGCTCGCGAAGATGCCGAAGACAGCGCCGAGCGACAGCACGTAGTGGAAATGCGCGACCACGTAGTAGGTGTTGTGCAGCTCGCGATCGATGCCGGCGTTGGCCAGCACGACGCCGGTGACGCCGCCGACCGTGAACAGGAACACGAAGCCGATGGCCCAGATCATCGGAGCGGTGAAGCGGATCGAACCGCCCCACATCGTCGCGATCCACGAGAAGATCTTGATACCCGTCGGCACCGCGATGACCATCGTCGCGAACACGAAGTAGCGCTGCGTGTCGAGCGACAGGCCAACCGTATACATGTGGTGCGCCCACACGATGAAACCGACGACGCCGATCGCCACCATGGCATAGGCCATGCCGAGATAGCCGAAGATTGGCTTGCGGGCGAAGGTCGAGATGATGTGGCTGATCGCGCCGAAGGCCGGCAGGATCATGATGTACACTTCCGGATGCCCGAAGAACCAGAACAGATGCTGGTACAGCACGGGATCACCACCTCCCGACGGATCGAAGAAGGTTGTCCCGAAGTTGCGGTCTGTCAGCAGCATGGTGATGGCGCCAGCGAGAACCGGCAGCGAGAGAAGCAGCAGGAACGCCGTCACCAGCACGGCCCAGGCGAAGAGCGGCATCTTGTGCAGCGTCATGCCCGGCGCGCGCATGTTGAGAATGGTGGTGATGAAATTGATAGCGCCGAGGATCGACGATGCGCCGGCCAGATGGAGAGCCAGGATGCCGAAATCAAGCGCCGGCCCGGGATGCCCCGAAACGGACAGCGGCGGATAGACCGTCCAGCCGCCGCCGAAGCCCGCCGTGCCCGGCGCGCCCTCCACGAACAGCGAGATCACAAGCAGGCTGAAGCCGGCTACCGTGAGCCAGTACGAAATGTTGTTCATGCGCGGGAAGGCCATGTCCGGCGCGCCGATCATGATCGGGACGAACCAGTTGCCGAACCCGCCGATCAACGCCGGCATGACCACGAAGAACACCATGATCAGGCCGTGGCCCGTAACCACGACGTTGTAGGCCTGACCGTTGGCAAATATCTGCAGCCCGGGCTCCTGCAGCTCGATACGCATCAGGATCGACAGGAACCCACCAATGATCCCACCGCCGAGAGCGAAGAGCAGGTAAAGCGTGCCGATGTCCTTGTGGTTGGTGGATAGCACCCACCGCCGCCATCCCGTTGGGTAGGCATGACCGTCGTGCGCCTGCGCCGCCGTCGAAGCCATTGAGCTTACTCCGTCCATCTTCTAGGGGGCGCCTCCCTTGGGGGCGCTCAGTCTCTCTTATTCCGCGCTCAGTACTTCAGTCCGCGAAGCCACCGCCAGGGGGGCCTTGCCGGTCGAAGCGAATTTCTGCTTCGCCTCCGTCAGCCACGCAGCGTACTGCTGCTCGCTGACGATGCGAATCGCGATCGGCATGAAGGCGTGGTTCTGGCCGCAGATCAGCGAGCACTGGCCATAGAAAATACCTTCCTTCTCGGCCTTGAACCACGTCTCGTTGAGGCGGCCGGGGATGGCGTCGATCTTGAGGCCGAATGAGGGCATCGCGAAGGCGTGGATCACATCAGCGGCAGTCACCTGGACGCGGACGGTCTTGCCGACAGGCAGAACGACCTCGTTGTCCACCGCGAGGAGACGCGGCTGGCCGTTGGCATCCATGTTGGAATCAAAGCTGAAGCCGCCGTTCTGATCCTCAGGATATTCATAGGACCAGTACCACTGATGGCCAGTCGCCTTGATGGTGATATCGGCCGGCGGCGTCACCAGCTGGAGGCGCAGCAGCCGGAAGGACGGCACCGCGATGACGACGAGAATGAGCACGGGGATAATGGTCCAGGCCACTTCCAGCAGCGCGTTGTGCGTCGTCTTCGATGGAACGGGGTTGCGCTTCTCGTTGAAGCGGTAGCCCACGTAAATGATCAGGCCGAGCACGAACAGAACGATGATGCTGATGATCCACAGCAACCCGTCGTGGAACCAGTGCATGAAATCGGCGACTTCGGTGACGGGAACCTGCAGCCCCATCTGCCACGGAGATGGCTGGCCGACACCCGCAAAGGCCGCTCCCGACTGCACGACAAGCGCAGCCGCAGCGGCTAGTGCGGCCAGGAACCGCAAACGAAAACTATCCATTCCCATCGGTCGTCCGAAGCTCCCATGGCCAGCGAAGCGTTGCACGCCGTCCCATCGGGCAAGGCCCCTTACGGCTCTTCCCCCATGAGCAGGCGTTACGCTTCTACGCCACCTACCTACTTGACCCAACTCAGAAATCACAAGAGCGCCTTCCGTGCAACGTCGTTCGGCGCGGCCATTCGTGCGGCATAAAAGCGCGAACATCGACAATGCTTGCAGACCTTAGTGTAGAACGCTTCAAAGCTTCACAAGCCTCTTCGCCATGCTCGCGTCACATTCCCCAGTGGTTGTGTTTCTTGACACCGCGCCAGCGGCGTGGTCGGAACACAGCACATGATTGCGGCTCCGGAGACACAGGCGATTCGCTCCGGAGGCGCGTTTTGGTCAGCTCAGCGCATCCCAGGGGGAACCGCTCCACATGCATCGCTGGAAAGCCCGCCTCATTCTGGCCAGTTTCGCGTTCCTCAGCTCTCTCCTCGGCATTGGTACGATGAATGCGGCGATGGCGCAGGGCGCGGTTCGCGGCAGCTATGGCGAATGGCAGATGCGCTGCGAGGTGCCACCCGGCGCCAAGAACGAGCAATGCGCCCTCGTCCAGAGCGTGGCCGCCGAAGACCGCCCGAATGTCACGCTGCTGGTCATCATCCTGAAGACCGCCGATAACAAAAGCCGGCTATTGCGCGTGGTCGCGCCGCTCGGTGTTCTGCTGCCCGCGGGGCTCGGCCTCAAGATCGACCAGACCGACGTCGGCCGCGCTGGTTTTGTCCGCTGCCTGACGACGGGGTGCGTCGCCGAGGTCGTCATGGACGACAATCTCACCAATCAGCTCCGAACCGGCAAGGCCGCGACCTTCATTGTCTTCCAGACGCCCGAAGAAGGCATCGGCATTCCGGTATCGCTGTCCGGCTTCGACAAAGGCCTGGAAAGCCTCCCCTGACGACGGCCGGCCGGGATAGCGGTGAGATCCGTTCCCGCCGCCGATCGCGTCTTTGAAGGGCTGGACGACGAGCCGCCTACAAGGTCCTGGCCAGTCGCGGCCAGGAGCGCCTGGGGAAACCGTGGCGGAGACGGTACCAGATGCGAACAACACCGCGGGCGCCTCGCCAGGCTAGCAACACGCTGCCTCCCGCGATCAATCGCACAGACGCCGGCAAACGCGTCCAGTAGCCATGCGCCTTCAACGCGCCCCGCATGAAGCGACTCTCGGGCAGGCGGACGGTTTGATATTGCTCCTTGAACTGGCGGGCTTCGCTTTCCGCGGTTGCCGCGGCGCAAATCGCCAGGAACCTGCCACGGTCGTGCAAGCTGCCGGCGGCACCACCGCGCATCATGTCATGGACGAGCATCGGGCGCGTTCTGGTATCGGCCTCGCATCGCGCGATCATCGATTCAGCCCGGCGGCGATAGTAGAAATAGACGCCGGTGGTCACGAGGCAACGCACGTCCGCCTGAGAAAGCCTGAGATAGAGATCCCAGTCCTCATAGGCGCGCAACTCCTCCCTATAAGGAAAGCGCTGCAGCAGCGTCTTCCTGAAGACGGCTGTCGCGGTCGAGAACCGGTTTTCGGTAAGGCCCGCGATGACCGCCTCGCCGGTGAAGATCGCGTAGTCGATAAAATTTGACGGCTCCCCCGGCAGCGGAATTTCATCGGCTTCCCTGAAATATCCCGCCTGGGGGACGACGAAGTCATGCTCGGGATTCCGCTCCAGAGCATCGACCGCGAGCGACAGAAAGCCGGGGTGCAGAAGATCGTCCGCATCAAGCGTCAGGATGTAATCTCCCGCCGCGTGGGCGACACCGACGTTGCGCGCGTTGGCCAAACCGCGATTACACTCCAGCGCGACGACCTTCAGCCGCGGATCCTCCTTCCGCCGCAGCTGCCCGATCATGAAACGGCTGTGCTCGTCGGTCGACGCGTCGTCGACAACGACGATCTCGAGGTTATCGTAGCTAAGATCGAGAACGCTGCGGATGGTTTCCGCCAAATAGGCGCCGAGATTGAAGTGAGGGATGACGACGGAGACGAGAGGCTCGCGGGTCGCGGCGTCTCGGGCAGTGACAGGAGACGGGTTCTCCCAGGGCCAGGGGTCCGTGGGCGGCTGCAAGGGCCGCAGGTGGAGGGACGGCGAGAGAATACGCTCCAGCGCGTTGGTGAGGCCCAGGGCCGTGCCGTCGAACTTCACGCAGTTCTCGCCGTCGATCCAGGGCGTATCAGGCCCGAAAGCCGGATTCGCTCCATTCAGCACCACGCGCGCGCCGAGAAGCGACGCCTCGTAAGCCGCGAGGCAGAAGGACTCGATATCGCTTGGCACGACGACCGTGCTTGCCGCGATCATTGCCTGACGTTGGCGGTCTCCCGGATTTGCGGCGGCATCGAAGCGAGGCCTGAGGTCTGATGGGATCAACGAGTCGATATAGCGGCGGTAATCCGGCTCGAAGGCGTGGGCGTTGAAGGCGGCCGAGCCGGTGTAGCCGGAATCGCGGCGCATGAAGCCTGCGACGCCCCGCACGAAGAGGTCCGGCCGCTTGACGGGTTGCACCTTGGACGTGAAGCGGATCGATTGGTTGGAAGCGGGCGGTATCGTCTCGCGCGCCGGCTCACGCCCGTCGAGCAGCACCGGCGGCGTGTGAATGACAAGACGCCGCTCCCAGTCCACCGCATCAAGCGCAAAGATCTCGCGCGTCATATCCGCGAAGGGTCGCAGCTGGCCAACCACGACATCGCAATCGCGCAGGCATTTGCGCTCGATATCCGCGAGATTGAGATCGCTGCGGGAGATCGCCCGCGCTTCAGCCTGTAGCAGGCCCCTGTGGGCGTTATGCAGGCGAACCGCGATGACGGCATCGTCCAGGAAGCGCCGCAACCGTTGCTCCTGGATGGTGGCGAAGCCAAGTCCACCCCAGTCCGGGAACTCGACATAGTCGAACGCGTGACGCGTGGCAGCCTCGGCCAGCGCCTGTTGCACAGCGACCGACCGCCAGTGATGCGGGCTATGTCCGTAGACCGTCTGAGGCGCCACATGCGCGCCGAGCGTCCGGGCCTGGCTGCCCGGCTCGTGCCGCGCCGTATCCACGCGCACCAGCCCAACGCCGGGAAAGAGCTCGGCAAAGCCATCCGTCGCACCATCGGCATCAACCAGGATGACGAGGGAGCGGTTGCGATCCTCGTCGCTCATGCTGAGAAGCATGTTGTGCAAAACCCGGCCTATCCCCCCCGGGGTGAACGGCGCAAGCTCGAAAGTCACGAATGCCAAGATACCCATCGCCTCAGAGCTCCAGGAATTCACGGTAACGGTCGATGGCGATGGCGTCGCTTTGTGCCTGGTAGTCACGCGTGAGTTGTTCACGCTCCGCCGGGGGAACGTCGAGCACGCGCTCTATGGCGGCTTTGACCTGTGTCGCCCCCGAGACGTCATCGACCTGGGTGAGACCGACATAGGGATGGTTTTCCAGCGCATCGAGGAAGAGCGGCCCGCGGATGCAGGGCCGGCCAACGCTCTGGGCCTCGAGATTGACGACCGGGTGACAATCGATCAGCGAGGCATTCAGACACATCTGCGACGCCGCCATGCGACGGAATGTGTCTTCCCGGCCGCAGAAGGTCAGATGCCGCAGCTTCGCGTCGAGAGGCGGTGGCAAAGCGAGATCCTCCGCATAAACCCAGATCTCATCGACCGCCGGCGATAAGGCCGCGCCGAGAATGTTCGTGGAAACGTTCTTGATCCAGCCGGCCCAGCCGGGAGCAAAGACCGTCGCGGGACGCGGATCACCGCGCAGATGGTCTGGAGCATCATGGCGCGGGGACAGATTGAAAAGCATTGGCCTGAACAGTCCGCGGACGGGAAAGTCGAACCCCGGCCGCATGAAATGCGCCTTGCGCAGGCAACCCTTTCGCAGGAGGTCGATAATGCCAAAAGCGTAATGACGCTCGCGGCTATTGATCCACTGGGTTGTCCCGCCGTGGTGCACGAGGAACATCCGATCAGCGAGCCCGTGACTCGCGAGGCTTTCCACGATGGCGGTCGTGTTGTCCGAGAATCCGTGGAAAACGATGCGCTGTAGCCCGGCCGCGAGGATAGCGTGCACGGTCTCCCGGAGAGCGCGCCCTTTCGCCGGGTCTGCCGACACAGCGAGCTTCCGACCCGGCAGCGCACCGGCAGCAGCCCGTATGCCGAACCACTCCTTGTGAAAGACGTGGAGAACGTGGTGGAAGCCAGGAATGTCATGGGCATAGCGGGTGTCAGACCGGGCGTTCCAGAGACTGAAAGGTGACGCACTATCCGTGACCAGCGCGCCCTGCTGGTTCGGCTGCGCATCCGCTTCGCGGGGCCTCTTCCGTCCGAGGGTAGCGCCCA encodes:
- a CDS encoding class I SAM-dependent methyltransferase, translating into MNIANRKYWKEKAGRDYQRQQAYRIETGNSAYRRQEDWLLSYLEQERCRRNLDRPLRVLDFGCGFGRLAGPISTLEGIAYHGYDFSSAMVADLLATPPPALADVIRDRVRVADTVEAAFPGECFDIIFTISVLIHNSEDQARELISQMAARLEREGRLVLIENRLVAATLFQNNWHAGCWVHAFADYAAALWDVSVTEGVTDQHGVYILAPPDEGRQGRLTYRKASEPRERPVDLDQLHVLALPNTLDQLRSLLNGLPDPSGSFDSAAQARVHDLSERNAHLERLIGEMREARATRQRLDATLGATLGRKRPREADAQPNQQGALVTDSASPFSLWNARSDTRYAHDIPGFHHVLHVFHKEWFGIRAAAGALPGRKLAVSADPAKGRALRETVHAILAAGLQRIVFHGFSDNTTAIVESLASHGLADRMFLVHHGGTTQWINSRERHYAFGIIDLLRKGCLRKAHFMRPGFDFPVRGLFRPMLFNLSPRHDAPDHLRGDPRPATVFAPGWAGWIKNVSTNILGAALSPAVDEIWVYAEDLALPPPLDAKLRHLTFCGREDTFRRMAASQMCLNASLIDCHPVVNLEAQSVGRPCIRGPLFLDALENHPYVGLTQVDDVSGATQVKAAIERVLDVPPAEREQLTRDYQAQSDAIAIDRYREFLEL
- a CDS encoding glycosyltransferase, which codes for MGILAFVTFELAPFTPGGIGRVLHNMLLSMSDEDRNRSLVILVDADGATDGFAELFPGVGLVRVDTARHEPGSQARTLGAHVAPQTVYGHSPHHWRSVAVQQALAEAATRHAFDYVEFPDWGGLGFATIQEQRLRRFLDDAVIAVRLHNAHRGLLQAEARAISRSDLNLADIERKCLRDCDVVVGQLRPFADMTREIFALDAVDWERRLVIHTPPVLLDGREPARETIPPASNQSIRFTSKVQPVKRPDLFVRGVAGFMRRDSGYTGSAAFNAHAFEPDYRRYIDSLIPSDLRPRFDAAANPGDRQRQAMIAASTVVVPSDIESFCLAAYEASLLGARVVLNGANPAFGPDTPWIDGENCVKFDGTALGLTNALERILSPSLHLRPLQPPTDPWPWENPSPVTARDAATREPLVSVVIPHFNLGAYLAETIRSVLDLSYDNLEIVVVDDASTDEHSRFMIGQLRRKEDPRLKVVALECNRGLANARNVGVAHAAGDYILTLDADDLLHPGFLSLAVDALERNPEHDFVVPQAGYFREADEIPLPGEPSNFIDYAIFTGEAVIAGLTENRFSTATAVFRKTLLQRFPYREELRAYEDWDLYLRLSQADVRCLVTTGVYFYYRRRAESMIARCEADTRTRPMLVHDMMRGGAAGSLHDRGRFLAICAAATAESEARQFKEQYQTVRLPESRFMRGALKAHGYWTRLPASVRLIAGGSVLLAWRGARGVVRIWYRLRHGFPRRSWPRLARTL
- a CDS encoding invasion associated locus B family protein — encoded protein: MNAAMAQGAVRGSYGEWQMRCEVPPGAKNEQCALVQSVAAEDRPNVTLLVIILKTADNKSRLLRVVAPLGVLLPAGLGLKIDQTDVGRAGFVRCLTTGCVAEVVMDDNLTNQLRTGKAATFIVFQTPEEGIGIPVSLSGFDKGLESLP